Proteins encoded together in one Camelina sativa cultivar DH55 chromosome 9, Cs, whole genome shotgun sequence window:
- the LOC109126335 gene encoding uncharacterized protein LOC109126335 encodes MSTESSREENVYKAKLAEQAERYEEMVEFMEKVAKTVDVEELSIKEWNNVMTKEVDALEVNKTGELVDLPPNKVAIGCQWIYKTKYSSHGTIDRYKARLVDLGNNQAEEKDYKETFAPIVHMKI; translated from the exons ATGTCAACTGAATCATCAAGGGAAGAGAATGTTTACAAGGCGAAATTAGCTGAACAAGCTGAACGTTATGAAGAAATGGTTGAATTCATGGAGAAAGTTGCAAAAACCGTTGATGTTGAGGAACTCTCT ATCAAAGAGTGGAATAATGTGATGACTAAGGAGGTTGATGCTCTTGAGGTTAATAAAACAGGGGAGTTAGTTGATTTGCCTCCTAACAAAGTAGCCATTGGTTGTCAATGGATTTACAAGACGAAGTACAGTTCTCATGGTACTATAGATCGTTACAAAGCTCGACTTGTTGATCTTGGCAATAATCAGGCCGAGGAGAAGGATTACAAGGAGACATTTGCTCCTATTGTTCATATGAAGAtctaa
- the LOC104710229 gene encoding SKP1-like protein 16 gives MSSNKIVLTSSDGESFQVEEPVARKLQIIANMIEDDCADKAIPLSNVTGNILAMVIEYCKIHVDDKDSDSTEATNDSEATEATNDKEATEAKEELVRTWDKEFMKSLDLETIFSVILAANYLNVKSLLDLTTQNVADYIKDKTPEEVRKIFNIENDFTQEEEEEVRKENAWAFQDDPKP, from the coding sequence ATGTCTTCGAACAAGATTGTGTTAACAAGCTCTGATGGCGAGTCTTTCCAAGTTGAGGAACCGGTGGCGAGAAAATTGCAGATCATAGCAAACATGATCGAGGACGACTGCGCCGATAAAGCAATTCCGCTTTCAAACGTCACTGGAAATATCCTTGCAATGGTCATCGAGTATTGCAAAATACACGTTGACGATAAAGATAGTGATTCAACTGAAGCGACAAATGATAGTGAAGCAACTGAAGCAACGAATGATAAAGAAGCAACTGAAGCCAAGGAGGAGCTCGTGAGGACTTGGGACAAAGAGTTCATGAAATCTCTCGATCTTGAAACGATCTTCTCAGTCATTCTCGCTGCCAACTATCTCAACGTCAAGAGCCTTCTAGATCTCACTACCCAGAACGTGGCAGATTACATCAAAGACAAGACACCAGAGGAGGTTcgaaagatcttcaatattgaaaACGATTTCacacaggaagaagaagaagaggttcgAAAGGAGAACGCATGGGCTTTTCAAGATgatccaaaaccctaa
- the LOC104714921 gene encoding SKP1-like protein 14, with product MSSKKIELVSSDGESFVIEEVVARKLQIVRHMIEDECADKAIPLSNVTGKILSMVIEYCKTHVNVVDDEEEINKEAKEKKEADSTSEEEAVKLKEWEAEFLKDKDLATFFQLILAANYLNVKGLLDLTCQNVADHIKDMTPEEVRVIFNIENDFTPEEEEKVRKENSWAFEEPAAPKP from the coding sequence ATGTCTTCGAAAAAGATTGAGTTGGTGAGCTCTGATGGCGAGTCTTTCGTAATTGAAGAAGTGGTGGCGAGAAAACTGCAGATCGTAAGGCACATGATCGAAGACGAGTGTGCAGACAAAGCAATCCCACTTTCAAACGTCACCGGAAAGATCCTCTCCATGGTGATCGAGTATTGCAAAACACACGTCAATGTtgtagatgatgaagaagagatcaacAAGGAAgccaaggagaagaaggaagctgaTTCAACGTCTGAAGAAGAAGCCGTGAAGCTCAAGGAATGGGAAGCAGAGTTTCTCAAGGATAAAGATCTGGCGACATTCTTTCAACTCATTCTCGCTGCTAACTATCTAAACGTCAAAGGCCTTCTTGATCTCACTTGCCAGAACGTTGCAGATCACATCAAAGACATGACGCCAGAGGAGGTTCGTGTGATCTTTAATATCGAGAACGATTTCAcacccgaagaagaagaaaaagttcgCAAGGAGAACTCTTGGGCTTTTGAGGAACCAGCTGctccaaaaccctaa